The proteins below come from a single Lodderomyces elongisporus chromosome 3, complete sequence genomic window:
- the LCL3 gene encoding putative endonuclease lcl3 (BUSCO:EOG092644K0), translating to MPPVPVNSTSQDYYGVLEPRVWLLSAGLAASAIFSYKIYRRYFRRIRSILDFTPEALEKNHKLYGYVTRVGDGDNFRFYHTPGGWLLGWGWLRKVPLDNRRIMKDETLMIRLCGVDAPERAHFGKPAQPFSEDALLWLKNYLSGRYVTVTPYSIDQYKRIVGRCQVWKWNGKKDVSAEMLKNGVAIVYEGKVGAEFGDNEDRYRSLEKRAKWLKRGVWSIGKKMMTPGEYKKVYYRGE from the coding sequence ATGCCACCAGTTCCGGTCAATTCTACAAGCCAAGATTATTATGGTGTTCTTGAGCCCAGAGTCTGGCTTCTTTCAGCAGGTCTTGCAGCTTCAGCTATTTTTTCTTACAAAATATATCGACGTTACTTTCGACGAATCAGATCGATCCTTGATTTTACACCAGAGGCGTTGGAGAAAAATCACAAGCTCTATGGCTACGTTACAAGAGTTGGGGATGGCGACAATTTTCGGTTCTACCATACACCTGGGGGTTGGCTCCTAGGCTGGGGCTGGTTGCGAAAAGTCCCATTAGATAATCGACGTATCATGAAGGATGAAACGCTAATGATCAGACTCTGTGGAGTAGATGCTCCAGAACGTGCGCATTTTGGTAAACCTGCGCAACCATTCAGTGAAGATGCTTTATTATGGCTAAAAAACTATCTCCTGGGACGATACGTGACGGTTACTCCATACAGCATCGACCAGTATAAACGGATAGTTGGTCGATGTCAAGTCTGGAAATGGAATGGGAAAAAAGATGTTTCTGCTgagatgttgaaaaatgGCGTGGCCATTGTTTATGAGGGTAAGGTAGGTGCCGAGTTTGGCGATAACGAAGATCGGTATAGAAGTTTAGagaaaagagcaaaatGGTTAAAGAGGGGTGTATGGTCAATTGGTAAGAAAATGATGACACCTGGAGAGTACAAGAAAGTATATTACCGAGGGGAATAA
- the MAD1 gene encoding coiled-coil domain-containing protein mad1 (BUSCO:EOG092630UB) — MSGTASSPFVDSPSRTRDVANEYHRENAKINSDLQISRLEFQLKTMQTEKKLWQQERQSITSSFESELEKKNEELKNLKSNFDFVYKQNQNLESKVKNESETSGKKLQNLTKKLEELQAKYDTLSTKYQSLTDKNDRLIRKHKQVTPDWNSQIKINDDLSNNLKDKSKIIESLQQSNKEFVDKLEQYTELFKNDDSLYKINQNLMNKNANLQRTNNQLQLKIDQLLQNKTSNELLQQKNISLTNKLEQYEEMRVKCYKLEIEKVELEARFNEYFNTLSAGIVDGDGKQGKDEEEDDDDDDVDEVTKTIKVKNFVQTFKDVQSRSLALSEKYDSKALEVNELRQELEDSIHVIENEYLPTITELQEKNQSLSTRVAGLERDKLLASKEIEALRLQLKEMENYIKAIQPTIQNNINNHQNRNQNKNNNNDNDDSNNNNNKDRSSNRNPSIAANTTTNNNKQMSEYITNLEKLIDDYKRKVDELQTKLVTQHEFDPMPSNKRRHTEETNQNSFRKTVVDLEARNLSLLADIKSLEMDNRIMRENLSIKKVVDTNNEQIKILEFKNNLLAKDQFVKQETLDALRKENEGLIAQYVTKLSGDELIPKALFERQEDDKANLQLQIEHSAKRLQRMKEVFKQKSRDILVVISKYFGYSIEFLPSTINQMNCLLD; from the coding sequence ATGTCTGGGACAGCATCTTCACCGTTTGTTGATAGTCCGTCGCGTACTAGAGACGTGGCCAATGAATACCATCGAGAAAATGCCAAAATCAATTCAGACTTACAAATATCCAGATTAGAGTTCCAACTCAAAACAATGCAAACTGAAAAGAAACTATGGCAGCAAGAGCGACAATCTATAACTAGCCTGTTTGAGAGCGAattggagaagaaaaacgaAGAGTTGAAGAATTTAAAGTCAAACTTTGACTTTGTTTATAAGCAGAATCAAAATTTGGAATCGAAagtgaaaaatgaaagcgAAACTTCTGGTAAAAAACTTCAAAACTTGACTAAAAAACTCGAGGAGTTACAAGCCAAGTATGATACGTTAAGCACCAAGTATCAGAGCTTAACCGATAAAAATGACAGACTAATACGAAAGCATAAGCAGGTTACACCTGACTGGAATAgtcaaatcaaaatcaatgaCGATTTGAGTAACAATTTAAAGGACAAGTCCAAGATTATTGAAAGTTTACAGCAGTCAAATAAAGAGTTTGTCGATAAGCTTGAGCAGTACACTGAACTCTTTAAAAACGACGACTCCTTATACAAAATAAACCAGAACTTAATGAATAAAAACGCTAATTTGCAGCGTACAAACAACCAGTTGCAATTAAAGATTGATCAGTTGCTTCAGAATAAAACATCAAATGAGTTATtacagcaaaaaaatataagcttaacaaacaaacttGAACAGTATGAAGAGATGCGTGTCAAATGCTATAAGTtagagattgaaaaagtgGAACTTGAAGCTCGTTTCAATGAGTATTTCAACACATTAAGTGCGGGTATAGTAGATGGTGATGGCAAACAAGGAAAAGACGAGGAggaggatgatgatgatgatgatgttgacgAAGTAACAAAAACTATAAAggtgaaaaattttgtGCAAACATTCAAGGATGTTCAGTCGCGATCATTGGCATTGAGTGAGAAGTATGACTCAAAAGCTCTTGAGGTTAACGAGTTGAGACAAGAACTCGAAGACTCCATCCATgtgattgaaaatgaatacTTGCCCACTATCACGGAGTTACAGGAGAAGAATCAATCTCTCTCTACGCGGGTAGCTGGTTTAGAGAGAGACAAACTCCTTGCATCGAAAGAAATTGAGGCTTTGCGACTACAATTgaaggaaatggaaaattaTATTAAAGCAATCCAACCCACTATTCAAaataacatcaacaaccaccaaaacagaaaccaaaacaaaaacaacaataatgataatgacgatagtaataataataataataaggATAGAAGTAGTAATAGGAATCCCTCCATTGCTGctaacaccaccaccaacaacaacaaacaaatgtCAGAATATATTACAAACTTGGAGAAACTAATTGACGATTATAAACGCAAAGTTGATGAGTTGCAAACTAAACTAGTTACTCAGCACGAATTTGATCCAATGCCCTCTAATAAACGACGCCACACCGAAGAGACAAATCAAAACTCATTCAGAAAAACTGTTGTTGACCTTGAAGCAAGAAATCTTCTGCTTTTAGCAGATATCAAGAGTTTGGAAATGGACAACAGGATAATGAGGGAAAATTTGAGCATCAAGAAGGTTGTTGACACCAATAATgaacaaatcaaaatctTGGAATTCAAAAATAATCTACTTGCTAAAGATCAATTTGTGAAACAGGAGACTTTGGATGCTTtgagaaaggaaaatgagGGTTTGATAGCTCAGTATGTTACTAAGCTTTCAGGTGATGAGCTTATTCCAAAGGCGCTTTTTGAAAGGCAAGAAGATGACAAAGCGAATCTTCAATTGCAAATTGAACATCTGGCCAAGAGATTgcaaagaatgaaagaagtTTTCAAACAAAAGTCGCGCGATATCTTGGTCGTTATTTCCAAGTATTTTGGCTATTCTATAGAATTCTTGCCAAGCACAATCAACCAAATGAATTGTCTACTAGATTGA
- the prp1 gene encoding U4/U6 x U5 tri-snRNP complex subunit Prp1, translating to MNRLAFLDQEAPEGYVAGSARGAVSFSTGIETVNSNSRSNNKSNKYKDQNNNNNVDDNDNSGSEFNNLDNDNEQGLLTSRRRDLEEEEEDRVYEEIERKLQAKRKASQLVKSPAVQESNLKRPQFNDLKRQLATLTEAEWESIPEAGDMTRKNKRQRILDQQSQRLYAAPDSILARVGGEFNGTNKIDGLGHIGASNVNSAANDKTHALKAQLDALFPVKNVQKNNVPSSIESLDLMDLAGAERDAKFADIKKGRLILASLRKSEPYKSSSWISSARLEEEAKCFDKARDLILQGCRTIPGNEEVWLENIRLNFNDRQCAKAILKEALNFCNKSEKLWLKSFELENDDRLKKRTIMRALEYLPKSVELWKKLIDMETDEAMARKLLAKAVDLCPEEWEFWLGLINLSSYSEAKQYLNNARKALNSDIKVWLAACKLEEGEHSNIEPVKLCRLTNKAVTENRDLPQSQWFNAAIESFNEGFPKTSNALITSVLSSQRALIGVGAEAEENKINYLTSLIDEASGFIKQDEKEIALFIFDYIVDLSPDIHVWKKLLAAIKNSPSDNHNVLLLKYYQRAIECNPLNVDLYLAYSEDSIKIIGVDKAREILLDAYAKLDQNDAIKLAIVEFEFNYGSLDKAKEFVSSIVHHEPTTSSKLWYKYIHILRCDSETPITLISEKCQQALGYFPKEWKIHLQYIQVLETSGDWDLARKAATKATRLCPKVVNLWIALSKLEEKQNVLIRARSILDSAMLSIPNSPELAIAKVQLEKRQNNITAAQSLASKNVKQFPDVAFIWYQYLSMISKMSLRKPEFVNALQKTNNSAEMLMYIGVFFWQDGKFTKAKSWFERSLAADENNGDAWGWLYNYVRQYGTKQEQEICIKNFDAKSKRQKDGFTTQ from the coding sequence atgaaccGCTTGGCATTCTTAGATCAAGAAGCGCCAGAGGGCTACGTTGCTGGTAGTGCTAGAGGGGCAGTAAGCTTTAGCACAGGAATAGAAACAGTCAATAGCAACAGCagaagcaacaacaagagtaataaatataaagaccaaaataataataataatgttgatgataatgacaATTCTGGCCTGGAGTTTAACAACCTCGACAATGATAACGAACAAGGTTTGCTAACATCGCGAAGACGTGACctagaggaagaagaagaggatagAGTATACGAAGAAATTGAGAGGAAGTTGCaagccaaaagaaaagcttcGCAATTGGTAAAGTCACCAGCAGTCCAGGAAAGTAATCTTAAAAGGCCTCAATTTAATGATTTGAAAAGACAATTGGCGACATTAACTGAAGCCGAGTGGGAGCTGATTCCAGAAGCTGGAGATATGACACGAAAGAATAAGAGACAGCGAATACTTGATCAACAGCTGCAGCGACTTTATGCAGCACCTGATTCTATCTTGGCCAGAGTTGGTGGTGAGTTTAATGGAACCAATAAGATTGACGGTTTGGGTCACATAGGAGCATCGAATGTAAACCTGGCTGCTAATGATAAAACACATGCATTGAAAGCCCAGTTGGACGCTCTTTTCCCCGTGAAAAAtgtccaaaaaaataatgtcCCGAGCTCAATCGAATCTTTAGATCTCATGGACTTAGCTGGGGCCGAAAGGGACGCAAAATTCGCTGACatcaaaaaaggaagattGATTCTTGCTTCTTTGCGAAAAAGCGAACCATACAAATCTAGCTCGTGGATTTCCTCAGCGCGccttgaagaagaagccaAGTGTTTTGATAAAGCTAGAGATTTGATATTACAAGGATGCCGTACTATCCCGGGAAATGAAGAAGTATGGCTTGAAAATATCCGATTGAATTTTAATGATAGACAATGTGCTAAGGCAATATTGAAAGAAGCTTTgaatttttgcaacaaatcTGAAAAGTTGTGGCTCAAGTCATTTGAACTTGAAAATGACGATAGactcaaaaaaagaaccatTATGCGAGCACTAGAGTATTTACCAAAGAGTGTTGAGCTTTGGAAAAAACTCATTGACATGGAGACGGATGAAGCCATGGCACGAAAATTACTTGCAAAAGCCGTTGATCTCTGCCCAGAAGAGTGGGAATTTTGGTTGGGCTTAATTAACCTTTCCTCATATTCAGAGGCAAAACAGTACTTGAACAATGCACGAAAGGCATTGAATAGCGATATCAAAGTCTGGCTTGCTGCATGCAAATTAGAGGAAGGCGAGCATTCTAATATCGAGCCGGTAAAGTTGTGCAGATTGACAAATAAAGCTGTAACGGAAAACAGAGACTTACCTCAAAGCCAGTGGTTCAACGCGGCTATAGAATCATTTAACGAAGGCTTCCCTAAAACTAGCAATGCTTTAATAACGAGCGTTTTAAGTTCCCAACGAGCTTTGATAGGAGTTGGAGCAGAAGCAGAGGAAAATAAGATAAATTACCTCACATCATTAATAGATGAGGCTTCTGGATTTATAaaacaagatgaaaagGAGATTGCGTTGTTTATTTTCGACTATATCGTTGATTTATCACCTGATATCCATGTTTGGAAGAAACTATTAGCTGCTATAAAGAATTCTCCTAGTGATAATCATAACGTTTTGTTGTTAAAGTATTACCAAAGAGCCATTGAATGCAACCCATTAAACGTTGATCTTTACCTTGCATACTCCGAGGACTctatcaaaatcattggaGTAGACAAGGCTCGTGAAATACTTTTGGATGCTTATGCAAAACTAGATCAGAACGACGCAATAAAACTTGCCATAGTGGAATTCGAATTCAATTATGGAAGCCTTGACAAAGCCAAAGAATTTGTCTCGCTGATAGTCCATCATGAACCAACTACCAGTTCCAAACTATGGTATAAATACATTCACATATTACGCTGCGATTCTGAAACACCCATCACATTAATCAGTGAAAAGTGTCAACAAGCTTTGGGATACTTCCCCaaagaatggaaaataCATTTACAGTACATTCAAGTTTTAGAAACCTCCGGTGATTGGGATCTTGCTCGTAAGGCTGCGACCAAAGCAACAAGGCTCTGTCCCAAAGTGGTCAACCTTTGGATTGCACTTTCCAAACTAgaggaaaagcaaaacGTATTGATCAGAGCGAGGTCTATCTTGGATTCGGCGATGTTATCAATACCAAACTCTCCGGAATTGGCAATTGCCAAAGTACAACTCGAAAAGCGTCAAAATAACATCACAGCAGCTCAAAGTCTTGCAAGCAAAAACGTTAAGCAGTTCCCTGATGTTGCATTTATTTGGTATCAATACTTATCAATGATTTCCAAAATGTCTCTTCGGAAACCCGAATTCGTTAATGCTTTACAAAAGACCAATAATTCTGCAGAAATGCTAATGTACATTGGggtgtttttttggcaagatGGCAAATTTACAAAGGCAAAGTCGTGGTTTGAAAGGAGTTTAGCTGCAGACGAAAATAACGGCGATGCCTGGGGCTGGTTATACAACTACGTTCGACAATACGGTACGaagcaagaacaagagaTATGTATTAAGAATTTCGACGCTAAActgaaaagacaaaaggaCGGATTTACAAcacaataa
- the AGM1 gene encoding phosphoacetylglucosamine mutase (BUSCO:EOG092621YU) — MSLIELIESNVAHHAKPEGIKFTYGTAGFRMDAKYLDYVNYTVGILASLRSKYLGGKTVGVMITASHNPPPDNGVKVVDPLGSMLESKWEHYATELANSSHDQLVSTVERLIEELKIDLNTESSIVIARDSRESSERLTKSTIDGFKSVPRTQYKDFGLLTTPELHYLTRTYNDDSFGPANEDGYYTKLANSFKEIFKLSETQDAIDITIDAANGVGAPKIEELLKNYLAHEIKFTVVNDAYKKPDLLNYECGADFVKTNQKLPKNVEPVAERLYASFDGDADRLICYYQTSQGQFVLLDGDKIATLIALFLQQLFKNIDADKLTLDIGIVQTAYANGSSSKYVEEVLKLPVRCTSTGVKHLHHEAEKFDIGVYFEANGHGTVVFSPEAEKKIFAYQAALENDKEKRAIRVLQEFSKLINQTVGDAISDLLVVLIILHYLDLTPEKWNQAYTDLPNKLTKVVVPDRTIFQTTNAERTLVKPDGMQAKIDELVSKYPKARSFVRASGTEDAVRVYAEADTAEHVEALSKAVSELLD; from the coding sequence ATGTCCTTAATTGAGTTGATTGAATCAAACGTGGCACATCATGCAAAGCCAGAAGGGATCAAATTTACCTATGGTACGGCTGGGTTTCGTATGGATGCAAAGTACCTCGACTATGTCAATTACACAGTGGGGATTTTAGCCTCACTTCGTTCCAAATATCTCGGCGGCAAGACTGTTGGTGTTATGATTACAGCATCACATAACCCACCTCCAGATAATGGTGTTAAAGTCGTTGACCCATTGGGAAGCATGCTTGAAAGTAAATGGGAACACTATGCTACTGAACTTGCAAATTCCTCACATGACCAATTAGTAAGCACAGTGGAAAGATTGATtgaagaattaaaaattgaCTTGAACACCGAGAGTTCAATTGTCATTGCTCGTGACTCAAGGGAGAGTTCGGAGAGATTGACTAAATCTACAATTGATGGTTTCAAAAGTGTTCCTCGTACACAATACAAAGATTTTGGCTTACTAACCACACCCGAATTGCACTACCTTACAAGAACTTATAATGACGACAGTTTTGGTCCTGCTAATGAAGATGGGTATTATACAAAGTTGGCCAATTCTTTTAAGgagattttcaaattgtcTGAAACTCAGGACGCTATTGATATAACTATTGACGCAGCAAATGGTGTTGGTGCCCCCAAAATTGAAGAGCTATTGAAAAACTATCTTGCTCACGAAATCAAGTTTACCGTTGTTAATGATGCCTACAAAAAGCCGGATCTTTTAAACTATGAATGTGGTGCCGACTTTGTCAAGACCAACCAAAAATTGCCCAAAAATGTCGAGCCTGTTGCAGAAAGATTGTATGCATCATTCGATGGCGATGCGGATAGGTTGATTTGTTATTACCAAACCCTGCAAGGGcaatttgttcttcttgatGGTGACAAGATTGCAACATTAATTGCcttgtttttgcaacaattgTTTAAAAACATTGATGCAGATAAATTAACCCTAGACATCGGAATTGTACAAACCGCATACGCCAATGgatcttcttcaaaataCGTCGAAGAGGTCTTGAAATTACCAGTGCGTTGTACATCGACGGGTGTTAAGCATTTGCACCACGAAGCTGAAAAATTTGACATTGGTGTATACTTTGAAGCCAACGGACATGGCACCGTTGTTTTTAGCCCTGAggcagaaaaaaaaatatttgcaTATCAAGCTGCTTTAGAGAATGACAAGGAGAAAAGGGCAATTCGCGTTTTACAAGAGTTTAGCAAATTGATCAATCAAACTGTTGGAGATGCTATTTCAGATTTGTTAGTTGTATTAATAATCCTCCATTATTTGGATCTTACTCCAGAGAAATGGAACCAGGCATATACAGACTTACCAAACAAGTTGACCAAGGTTGTAGTTCCTGACAGAACCATATTCCAAACCACCAATGCCGAGAGAACATTAGTCAAACCTGACGGAATGCAAGCCAAGATTGATGAGCTCGTTTCCAAATACCCAAAAGCTAGGTCATTTGTTAGAGCTTCTGGTACAGAAGATGCTGTGCGTGTATATGCTGAAGCAGATACCGCGGAGCACGTTGAAGCGTTATCCAAAGCAGTTTCAGAATTGCTTGATTAG
- the rrb1 gene encoding Ribosome assembly protein rrb1 (BUSCO:EOG09262DC1), which yields MAKRSAEEDIIGQNEPNTAVKTSEGSLPTTSSQHTVTGDKDEMDVGEFEDPYGDDFESDEEIIELDEQDNDMDVEMDEEQAERKIEELENKEREQEQEQYESSIYLPHKSKPLGPDEVMEADPTVYEMLHNVNLPWPCLTVDIIPDNLGNERRTYPATVYLATATQAEKSKDNELIAMKASSLAKTLVKDDNDDDNDDNDDDDDDDEMDADPILDSETLPLKHTTNRIRVSPFASQQSAEVLTATMSENGDVYIYDLAAQYKAFDTPGFTIPKSSKRPIHTIRAHGNVEGYGLDWSPLVNTGALLTGDMSGRIHLTTRTNTNWVTDKTPFFASQSSIEDIQWSTGENTVFATAGCDGFVRIWDTRSKKHKPAISVKASDTDVNVISWCSKINHLLASGHDDGTWSVWDLRNFTKPNPSPVANYNFHKAPVTSISFNPLDESIIAVSSEDNTVTLWDLAVEADDEEISQQRKELKELHDIPPQLLFVHWQKDVKDVRWHQQIPGCLVSTGGDGLNIWKTISV from the coding sequence ATGGCCAAGAGAAGTGCTGAAGAAGATATTATTGGTCAGAATGAGCCAAACACAGCTGTAAAGACCTCCGAAGGTTCTCTTCCCACCACATCCAGTCAACACACTGTTACTGGAGACAAAGATGAGATGGATGTAGGAGAGTTTGAAGATCCATACGGAGATGATTTCGAAAGTGACGAGGAAATCATTGAGCTAGATGAACAGGATAATGACATGGATGTGGAAATGGATGAAGAACAAGCCGAAAGGAAAATTGAAGAGTTGGAGAACAAGGAAAGAGAGCAGGAACAGGAACAATATGAATCCTCCATATATTTACCACACAAATCGAAACCTTTAGGGCCAGATGAAGTAATGGAGGCCGATCCTACTGTTTACGAAATGCTACACAATGTTAATTTGCCTTGGCCTTGTTTAACAGTTGATATCATTCCCGACAATTTAGGTAATGAACGAAGAACTTATCCTGCCACTGTGTACTTGGCAACTGCAACTCAAGcagaaaaaagcaaagataACGAGTTGATTGCCATGAAAGCATCAAGCTTGGCAAAGACTTTGGTGAAAGAcgacaatgatgatgataatgacgacaatgacgatgacgatgatgatgatgaaatggATGCTGACCCAATTTTGGATTCTGAAACGTTGCCATTGAAGCATACCACCAACCGAATCAGAGTAAGCCCTTTTGCTTCGCAGCAATCTGCAGAAGTGCTCACTGCTACTATGTCTGAAAACGGTGATGTTTACATTTACGATCTTGCTGCTCAGTACAAGGCTTTTGACACTCCCGGTTTTACAATCCCGAAATCGCTGAAAAGACCCATCCACACGATACGTGCACATGGAAATGTTGAAGGATATGGTTTAGACTGGTCTCCTTTGGTGAACACGGGAGCATTGTTGACTGGTGACATGTCTGGTAGAATACATTTAACAACCAgaacaaatacaaactGGGTAACCGATAAGACACCTTTTTTTGCGTCGCAATCATCTATAGAGGATATACAATGGTCTACAGGAGAGAATACAGTCTTTGCAACTGCAGGTTGTGATGGGTTTGTCAGGATTTGGGATACAAGGTCTAAAAAACATAAGCCAGCAATCTCAGTTAAGGCATCTGATACTGATGTCAATGTGATCTCATGGTGTTCCAAAATCAATCATCTTTTGGCGTCTGGTCATGATGATGGTACATGGAGTGTATGGGATTTAAGAAACTTTACTAAACCTAACCCATCACCCGTGGCCAATTACAATTTCCACAAGGCTCCTGTAACATCGATCTCCTTCAATCCATTAGATGAATCTATCATAGCCGTAAGTTCTGAGGACAATACAGTGACATTATGGGATTTAGCCGTTGAGGCTGATGACGAGGAGATATCACAGCAAAGAAAGGAGTTAAAAGAGTTGCACGATATTCCGCCACAACTATTGTTTGTACATTGGCAAAAAGATGTCAAAGATGTTAGATGGCATCAACAAATTCCAGGATGTTTGGTCTCCACAGGTGGGGATGGCTTGAATATCTGGAAGACAATTTCTGTTTAG
- the MMS2 gene encoding E2 ubiquitin-conjugating protein mms2 (BUSCO:EOG09264UD3), whose amino-acid sequence MSKIPRNFKLLEELEKGEKGLGAESISYGLTNQDDITMTNWNGTIIGPPHSNHENRIYSLSITCDAQYPEKPPKVKFVSKVNLPCVDSQGNVIAAEFDTLKNWKRSYSMETVLLELRKSMASPNNKKLTQPPEGSTYED is encoded by the exons ATGTCCAAAAT TCCAAGAAATTTTAAACTCTTGGAGGAGTTGGAAAAAGGAGAGAAAGGATTAGGCGCAGAATCCATATCGTATGGGTTAACTAATCAAGATGATATCACAATGACAAATTGGAACGGTACCATCATTGGACCACCTCACTCTAACCACGAGAATAGAATTTACTCGCTAAGTATTACATGTGACGCACAGTATCCAGAGAAACCACCAAAAGTTAAGTTTGTGTCGAAAGTCAACTTACCTTGTGTCGATTCTCAAGGAAACGTAATTGCTGCCGAGTTTGATACTTTGAAGAATTGGAAACGGTCGTATAGTATGGAGACTGTATTGTTAGAGTTGAGAAAAAGTATGGCGTCGCCAAATAATAAGAAATTGACCCAACCACCTGAAGGATCAACATACGAAGATTAG